One stretch of Oncorhynchus keta strain PuntledgeMale-10-30-2019 chromosome 18, Oket_V2, whole genome shotgun sequence DNA includes these proteins:
- the LOC118379610 gene encoding P2Y purinoceptor 1-like: MTTTDLNLTSLLNVSDLHKATQGGCSLTGTGFQFYYLPTVYILVFVTGLVGNSLSIWMFVCHMRPWSSISVYMFNLALADFCYVLSLPFLIFYYFNKTDWIFGDVLCRLQRFIFHVNLYGSILFLTCISVHRYTGVVHPLKSLGRLKKKNAVLTSALVWVVVIASISPILYYSRTGQKRNATTCYDTTTEDELPGYFIYSMCLTVFGFCIPFIIILGCYGMIVKALICNDMNNGPLRRKSIHLVIIVLAVFAVSYLPFHVMKNLNMRARLYFQVPDMCDFNNRVYATYQVTRGLASLNSCVDPVLYFLAGDTFRRKLSRATIKQSKKGELPLQSKSEETALNSLPEYVKNRDGQF, encoded by the coding sequence atgacaacaacagatCTGAACCTGACATCCCTCCTGAACGTGTCTGATCTCCACAAGGCAACACAGGGGGGATGTTCCCTGACCGGGACAGGCTTCCAGTTCTACTATCTGCCCACCGTGTACATCCTGGTGTTCGTCACCGGCCTGGTGGGGAACAGTCTGTCCATCTGGATGTTTGTCTGCCACATGAGACCCTGGAGCAGCATCTCTGTGTACATGTTTAACCTGGCTCTGGCCGACTTCTGCTACGTCCTCTCCCTGCCCTTCCTCATCTTCTACTACTTTAATAAGACCGACTGGATATTCGGGGACGTTCTCTGCCGACTGCAGAGGTTTATATTCCACGTCAATCTGTACGGCAGCATCCTGTTCCTGACCTGTATCAGTGTCCACAGGTACACAGGAGTGGTCCACCCGCTCAAGTCTCTGGGAAGGCTCAAGAAGAAGAACGCCGTGCTGACCAGCGCCCTGGTCTGGGTCGTGGTCATAGCGAGTATCTCTCCCATCCTCTACTACTCTAGGACGGGGCAGAAACGGAACGCCACCACGTGCTACGACACGACCACGGAGGATGAGCTGCCGGGTTACTTCATCTATAGCATGTGTTTGACCGTGTTCGGCTTCTGCATCCCCTTCATCATAATCCTGGGTTGCTATGGGATGATCGTCAAGGCGCTGATCTGTAACGACATGAACAACGGCCCGTTGCGGCGTAAGTCCATCCACCTGGTGATTATCGTGCTGGCCGTGTTCGCTGTGTCCTACCTGCCCTTTCACGTGATGAAGAACCTGAACATGCGAGCCCGGCTGTACTTCCAGGTCCCGGACATGTGTGACTTTAATAACCGGGTGTACGCCACCTACCAGGTGACGCGGGGGCTGGCCAGCCTCAACAGCTGTGTGGACCCGGTCCTCTACTTCCTGGCTGGGGACACGTTCAGGAGGAAGTTGTCCAGAGCTACTATAAAACAATCCAAGAAGGGGGAGCTCCCACTGCAGTCGAAGAGTGAAGAGACGGCGCTCAACAGCCTGCCGGAGTATGTCAAGAACAGAGATGGACAGTTCTGA